The nucleotide window TACCATTCATGCAgttttttcatcaattattCATGCATAATTCAGAATGGAAGCTATATTTTCACTAAAGCCTTAAGGGTTCTCAGGACAACTTGTCTAttgttgtataattttttttgttctatatCATTTCTTTGTCTCCTGGAATGGCAAAATGACCAGACATATCCTGATGGACCAACTTTAGTAACAGTAGAGATCAACATGGAGGACTATAACTCACCTGTTTATATCTTGGATTACAGACCAGAAAAATAAATTGCTAAGATGTAGAATATGATGTCTGACTACAAAACCCAGAGAAAACCCAACCCTTAAAATTTCACAATGTAATCATTCTTCTAGTTTCTATGTAATCACTCAGTCCTCGGTATTAAGAACAGTCTCTCTCTCACAAACACAGAGACAAGTTCACTAGTATACAAAAGTTATATAGCTTTACAGCATCATCAAGTAAAAATCGGCAACTGATTGCAGAATGTGAACTGGATTGAGTAATCCCATCAATTACTGAACCATCTATATACAGGAAAACCATATTACTTACCAGGACCAATTATACTTTGATTATCAGTCTCAACAATATAGGCTGAGAGAAAGTTTATATACATTGTGGTGTTTATTAGTCCATCGCTAGAACGTTCAAGGGATGCCTGCAGTGCAGCTGTCTCACGAAAGAATGAACCGCGTAGAAACTCATGAAAAAGAGGTTGGAGGAGCCTTAGATCATTCAAATTATGGTACAGTGCGggaaatatattaaatttcaaaacatttgaaTCTGTCCCTCTAAATGTAACTGGTCTATCATCAAAATCACTTCCATTCTTCAGCGTACCACTCACAAAGCTCACATATTTCTTAATACCATGAGCTTTTGCAGTTAGGTTGAAACGAAAACCAACAGCAGTCGCAGGATTGTTGGGAAGATCAACAAACTGCCACGAAATGTAGGTCTGGTCATGAAAAGGATGGCAACTGCTACACTTAAAACTTAGGGTCGGGCCAATACTTGTGTTGTGACAGGAatagttaacaaaatttgacaGAGGAGCCACTCTAAAGTCAATGAAGCCAGGATTTCCAGTAAATAAAGTACCAAGCCCACGTAAGTTTGCACAGGTCATACTAGAAACAGTGGTTATATTAAATTCCATATCATTCATGAACAAAGCTAAGTCAGGTGCATTTGTAGCTCTCACATTATGCACCTCAATTGTTCTCTTTGAAATCATTTGGTAAACCAAcctgaaaattaattaaatgtccAGTCATATGATCAAAAATTCACGTCTGAAACttaaaaaggataattttattcataacccTTAAAGTTTGGCCCAAATACAAACAAATGTGAAGTTTGCATTTCTGCTAATGATCATTCCTGAATTTCTAAATTCTAAGGAAAACATCATCAGTCTTATTTTAGAGATCTCTCTTGAGTGTTATCCATCTTTTATAGATACATTGAAGatgaaatcaacaaaaaaaatgcaaacttCAACATTTACGGCAAAACTCTGGAGGGTAATTAAAGAACTTATCtgtcaaacaaaaaaaaaaaaagaaaaataacataatatcataaaattaacaTACTCACACAGCAAATAGACCAATGAACAGTATCCAACTTGCTATTGAAAAAGCACCGCCAAGTTCAGTTTTCCTCTTTGTAACCACCTTCTGATCATCCTATACACAAAAAACACTGCTGGCTAATTAAGCTATAATACAAAAGAAACTTCTACCCTACTTAAAAGGTATTAATTTGtactaaaaaatgttttaattgaaataaggCATAGGTGACTGGATAAAAATTAAGGAATGGAAATATAACACCCATACACTATTACAAGCTTAACAATGCCTATCAACTGATTGTACTACGTTACCAGTAATTTTACCATAATATTTTCTGTCAATAAGTAatgaaaaacttttaatatCAAGTAAATGTTACTGAAATATACATTTGTTGATAGAAAGATACCATAAGTGATATGGGCATACCACATCATCCAAACGAGTCCAATGATATTAACCATGTGTATATTTATCTTCAGCTAGATCTAATTAACCATAATTATTATTGGTTGATATAAAACATATGAACATGTGGCATTATATCATGAGATATTCACATGGGTGACATAGTAAGACAATCCCACCTAAGAGTTTCTCCCATAATTTGTTACTAATTTGACACTATATGTTTTCAAGGACATTTTGGGTACAAATATCCTCAtcaaactctatatatatatatataaaataacctcataattttgacatgattttgaGTTAAATGAATAAATGCATTTGAATAGAAATTATATAGGCATTAAATACGaatattgaatcaaatcataacTCTACCAATCCCAATTAACTCTTTCCGATGACTATAATGGAATCTTCTTGTCcagcaaaaaatatttatataatttaatttaatttattttgatcttAATTACCAGCCAATGTCTCGTAGCATAACAAACATCAAGGCGACTAATCCACCACCGGAGTTGAAACCAAACGTTTCGGCCGTCGCCAACCTTCATAAACCTCAGAAAGAAACACATCAGCAGCCAGCTCAGCACCATTACCAGCGTGGCCTCCAAGAACACCGCCTGCGACTGAGTAAACTTCTTTATCGTATCAAACGAGAACAACGTCTCCGGAAAACTCACGCCGTAGTCTTCTACTCCCGAAACCACTACAAAGGCCGAACTCTCGTTGTACACATGGCAGCTGGTGGCCGGCCCAGCCAGCTGGCCAGGCGGACACGCGCAGAGCGAGGTGTTGTAGGTTATGGAGTTCGTGGGACAGGTCATGGTGGTGGTTAACTGTTTAAACTGGAGATCTTGGTCAAAACGATAGCGTTTTTAGGAATTTTCAccttgaatttgaattagtgTTTTGCGAAGGAATAAAAGAATCTTGGTTGTGAATTATAATGAGAAATTCGTAAAGGTTTCGTGAAGAGGAGTCGTAGTTTGCGTTTGTTTGTTTGGttggttgggttgggttgggttaactttctcgagaaaatttgagagaaaatgtTTGAAGATTTCTTGGAAAGGAAGGAAAAAGTGTAGGGGAGGAAGCATTTCTAGATTCTGGGTCTTTGTCCTCGTTGTTGTTTTCGTTTAACCTTTCAAGGAcggatattttaaaaaaatgccGAAACATCCCTAGAGTTTAGGGATGGTTCAAAGGCCGATTCGAATTTGGCTTGATGTTTGGTTTAAAACATACCAAACTTGAGCAGAGTAACCCTATTTCAACACAAACGAGTCTTCCACTATTAAACTTTTACAACTGACTTTTGATCTTCTCAACTAGTTTTtattaaggttggattcgagctcgagctcgtctTAATTCATATATAGTGGGCTCAAGTTCGGACTCGAGCTCAACTAAATTCGGCTAAGGTCTACTCGTTTCGGGCTTAAATTCGACTcgattcaatttttgttatcaaaacaatatcgttttaatatatattgatcaaacaacgttgttttgtatcaaaatttttaatttgaaaatctgacgagtagctcgaACTGGGCTAAGgtcggctcgtttcgggctcaaaTTCGAGTTggctcagttcgaatccaaccctagtttttacccttatttagtttattttcaaacaatttttctttctttttatttagagCTTTTCCTGCAAACTCATTGCTAGCTCTACTTCTAATTCAGGTCATGTCATGTTTAGATTTTGTTGTTTAGTATCAAAATGAGACAAGTTAGGTCAATTCGAATCATGTATAAATGAAAAACATATGAAATGTATTGTTTTCTATCAAATAGCTCATGTTTGATACAGTATAGCTATTTCATGATTGACTAATTCAAGTTATATatctattcataattcaaattaggTGTTTTCAATCTGATTCTAATTCGGATcgaattcatattaaaaaacttCTAGCCCAAAACAATAGTACACAAACACAATTTTAAAGTTTTCCCACAAAACCCATGAAATTATATTCCAATAATATAATGTTACgagaaaaattatacatacctatttttgtatatatatataaatattatcatataattgagtattattttatttttaatttaaaattatataatcaattaataatatatcaaatatatatttatttatatatttaaaacagaTATGTACAGTTTTATTCTAATGTGAATTACGCATAGTTCAGTATATTATCAATTCCAAATTTATTTGCTTTATAAATAGAGAAAAACATAAACTTATTCTTGCAATTTTGTCTAGACTTTGGCTTTTTAATTTGGGTAGATGAGATTATATGAGAAAGTCCATTTGGGTTGCCACATGCGTGGTTCATATAAAaacttagaaaataaaattaaaaaagaaaaaaattaatttcacgAAAAAGTCCATATATGTTGCCATGTGTTGGTCACATAGAagtatagaaataaaattaaaaaagaaaattaatctaTCAACATGACCTacttttggtttttattttaattgaatggTTATGATCAAACATGATGGTAGAATGTATTAGAGCTGATTTGACATCATCTATTGTGCTTATATGGGTCAGTCTTGGTGCCAATGTGAGTCGACccatcatattatttatttttatttttcattttttaatttttaatttttttttcccgaGTTAGCCCACAAACCACATCTAAAGCCCTCAATAAGACCTACGAGTTGACCTAACCCTTGTAACATGTCTGCCTATGAAATTTGTGTCCAAAATTTTGACTAAAATCAACTTAACATCATCTAAATCGACCTATCATAACAGGGGTGCAAAggattcaagtcaaattaaatattatttgaatcaaattcgaTTCGATAGAATATATATGGCTCAAACTTGACAAAATCGATATCGTCAATTTGAGCTCAAAAGTGAAAGTAAAGACTAcaatttaactcaaaaaattacaaataaatctcataattgatatatttatcaattatcttcggattcaaaatcaaaaaataagattttaaaatgtaagtaaaaattttaaaatttcaaggatttattaatattatattataatcaagTCATGAGTAACTCATAAGTTCACTAAACTGAGCAACAATGAATTAAACTTTGTTCGactataataatcaaattgctCAATGTTGACTCGATAATAGTTGAGTCAAGCCAATTGTGAACTACTTACTATTCAATTCACTTGCAACTCTAACCCATATTATAGTTAAAAATTGCATAtactaaaatattgtttatgttttttgtaTCCCTGTTAATTACCTTAAAATATCGATTGTGCGGGTTTCACTACCATGCCAAATGAATATCCAAGATGtctttttattgattttcttaGATTTTTAAGGCATTCatgttaaaatatgatttgtatTCGAAAAATTATCCACTAAAATTCTAATAGTTGAAGATGTTTAATTGAGTTACAATCGGTTAGGCCATTACTATATAAAAGAAACTCTAGtttattgaaattgattttttttttaatttaataatattgctAATTACTCGATTGATATAAGCACATTGTCGAACTACATCAATTAGGTATACGtttttgtgattgatttttGTATCCAATGTACCCATGTCATTAAACAACAATTGTTATAAACAATAAGCACCAAATTCTATTTTTAAGCATGGAAACATATCATCTATTAAGTTTAAAGTACGGTACCTAATGTAGATGACTTGATTTAAGTCAtattaaacaattatcaaactacattattttatttattaatagataaaacgatattgttttgtcaataaactataaatttgaattacaaatttaaatcataaattcaaattgaggttcgaatttcaaacttaatgatCAAATCTAATTTCGACTATCATTAGCTTTAGCTTAACAAACTCAAATCCAAATCGAgtcatcatatttttcatttaaatcaaactcaaactaaaatatttaaatttggctCGATTTGTATCCAAACCTAATTTGCcaccaaaattataataaatatatttacagaATAAATATGTCATATTTATGAAAGCTttcaaaaaaaatgatttaatattttaatatacatttataactTTGTGAAATCATTGAAaagcataaaattatttaagcaCATATGGaatgatgataaaatttaatttccctcAAATTATTGgcatagaatttaaaaaaaaaaaaaaaaagagatagaCAAAACCTTTATATACATTGGAAAGCATTTTAATTTCCCTCAAAGTATTGACATAGAAttataaaaggaagaaaaaaaaaaacagagaaagacAAAACCTTTATATAAATTCTAAAgcattaaaatgaaataaaaattccgTTGCCGGGAATCGAACCCGGGTCTCCTGGGTGAAAGCCAGATATCCTAACCGCTGGACGACAACGGATCTTTGAACATAGGcttcttaaatatattatatatttagttttagaaATAGACCCCACAAATTGAGATGTTTTATTGCTTGCACCCTATCCGTTACGGGGATTACAAGGAACCCCATTTCCCACTTGTGGGGAATAAATTTCTCCTCTCTCCCTCTTTGTTTCTTCCACTTaagtaatatcatattaataatgtggtaaataattaaaagtttaataaatattttcataaattataattcaaaaattcCTATTCATTTTCAATGCTAGTTTTCTTGTAGACTTGCCGAATTTAAGTAAAGACTCCTATTTGTTtccatgaattttatatttaatatcaacCATCTTCATTTCTCAACACAATTGAGAATTCCCTTGTTCCAAATATTGAGTCTATTAGTAGTATATTAGTTTGTTGAATAATGACTCATAGTtattatagttattagtatGTAAAGATCAAGGGTACCCGAATAGAAGCTATTGATTGAATGGGTTTGATTGGCATTTAAGGcctttttgacaattttatattagtGAAAAAACCATTTTATTGTTTGAACCACTTTAACTTATGGTTGAACTGATCAAATTGTATTAATGATATACGTATAGACTTGACTATTCTATCAGATTTAAATACATtgtgacatattttaatttctggATAAAATCCTGACACCAAACAACAACCACTACAATTTCATCTTCCCGAAGTTCACATTACCCAAGGGGTCCCTCCTCCATCATCATCATTGCCACCACTACACAATCACAATGATTCTATCACCATTTGATAACATCCACGAATCTTTATCCCCATTTGGTTGATACAACCTTTACCTTTACCTTTTCTTTTTGCCCAAAAATCAACTTCACATGGTCAAAACTCATTGAAGATGGAAAAGAATAAAACTCAAGATGATAAAGTTAGAGAGGATGCAACAATGACAAGGTTGTATCATTGAGTTTGAGGACTTTGTAAGTGTGATCGGACAAAACTCAATGAAGATGAAACCGTAATCCTAAGTGTTATTATCGAAGGAGTTATGGTTAAGTTTTGTAAAgtatagggaaaaaaaataataagggaCTATGAAgacctaggttttttttttttcatatgatttCAATTGTCTTACCATCGATTATATCATTTAGACTGATGTTTAGTTGAATCGAGACTTTGATCGAgtcaaaatttgatataattattaaaatattataaataatttgtgaTACATactataaaatacaaaatatatgaaaaacgatatatattttaagataaataaaaagtttatatatataaaagacgtATTATACTTattgatatcttttttttttggatgtgattgcaatatatatataaatttaaaattttatatatatttataatatttttcgagataatgatatattaaataaaaataataataataattctttaaaaaaccatattttaagtttttgataaataatacaaaacacTATATGCTAAAAACCTCGAGTctatattaaaacataaaactgaaaattccGAGATAAtgatttggcctttttttaaccCCCAATGTCACATCAACCCAGTAACCCAAATTACCACTAGTCCACACGTTCTTCCCATTCAGTAAGCAAAACTGAAAATTTCCGCTAtatgatgattatttttttcactaaatttataaaagaatcaTCCATTTCAATTCCTAGTcgttttaattgaattattccATTGATTTTCATGATGTGTTCGCCTTGTGCTCAAGAGGGTATTTTTCAAAACCAGAAAATTTCGATACGCAGAAGCTGAATTTTTCTCATAGCCAAGCTGAATTTTTCTCATAGCCAGgttgaatgataaaatttcattgatttttggACTTTGATTGGAAGCATTATCTGGGTCTGGTTAAAAAACGCGCTAAATGGCGGTCTCTTTGCCTCTAACGGGTTCGTTGTTGTTCCCTCTTGCTACAAGCAATGGGAGTTTTAGTAGATCCTCTAGATTCGTTGTTTCTAGTGATAAAAGAATGAGTTTGTTTTACAATAAGGCAAACGAGGAAGGGACACAAATTGTTTGTGCTTATATGGCACCTCCAAGGAACTTGGGAAGTGATGAATTGTCTGCCGCGAAACTCAATGTAAATCATTTGTTGTTTATGTTCTTGtggtatttgaattttagttagTGTGTTTTTGTAGAATTCAGTTTAATGGGTATTTATCTGTTAACTTCAGTGTATATGTAGTTTGATTAATCATATTGAATTCCAcgtttttaagaaattaatattgAGTTTTGCTTTGCTTTCATTGGAGAGATTTTCCCCCCCTGTTTACTGTTGTTATTTCATGCTTTTGAGTTGCTTAAATTTGATAGGTTCTACTTTAATGGGTACTTACCAACTTGCTTGTGCTTGAGCGTATTGTTAGTTGACTTAGTTGGGTTATTGTTTCTAGTTGATTACAGTCACACTGAATTTATGTGTTCTGTGCTTGTCTTTTGCTTTGTTTTCGTCAGAGAAGAAA belongs to Mangifera indica cultivar Alphonso chromosome 2, CATAS_Mindica_2.1, whole genome shotgun sequence and includes:
- the LOC123209252 gene encoding uncharacterized protein LOC123209252 isoform X3; protein product: MTCPTNSITYNTSLCACPPGQLAGPATSCHVYNESSAFVVVSGVEDYGVSFPETLFSFDTIKKFTQSQAVFLEATLVMVLSWLLMCFFLRFMKVGDGRNVWFQLRWWISRLDVCYATRHWLDDQKVVTKRKTELGGAFSIASWILFIGLFAVLVYQMISKRTIEVHNVRATNAPDLALFMNDMEFNITTVSSMTCANLRGLGTLFTGNPGFIDFRVAPLSNFVNYSCHNTSIGPTLSFKCSSCHPFHDQTYISWQFVDLPNNPATAVGFRFNLTAKAHGIKKYVSFVSGTLKNGSDFDDRPVTFRGTDSNVLKFNIFPALYHNLNDLRLLQPLFHEFLRGSFFRETAALQASLERSSDGLINTTMYINFLSAYIVETDNQSIIGPVSFVADLGGLYCFSIGIFFYLLVQCEFRIKKLRNEDSILRRIRNRRKAQDHWDKLRKYVMYTWGCKSLQNDSEENKNGSTCCNPRVPSLTSNGAFHKSRSFLKRSQKRGMDSISFKKSNLPSEKYFHHTAEYVIVQSTVPECTKSQKVEFSVKGTASNPEGTLSLPKGEPSLNQELHNSELHAVALDDDFIIPAPPPLGNN
- the LOC123209252 gene encoding uncharacterized protein LOC123209252 isoform X1; the encoded protein is MTCPTNSITYNTSLCACPPGQLAGPATSCHVYNESSAFVVVSGVEDYGVSFPETLFSFDTIKKFTQSQAVFLEATLVMVLSWLLMCFFLRFMKVGDGRNVWFQLRWWISRLDVCYATRHWLDDQKVVTKRKTELGGAFSIASWILFIGLFAVLVYQMISKRTIEVHNVRATNAPDLALFMNDMEFNITTVSSMTCANLRGLGTLFTGNPGFIDFRVAPLSNFVNYSCHNTSIGPTLSFKCSSCHPFHDQTYISWQFVDLPNNPATAVGFRFNLTAKAHGIKKYVSFVSGTLKNGSDFDDRPVTFRGTDSNVLKFNIFPALYHNLNDLRLLQPLFHEFLRGSFFRETAALQASLERSSDGLINTTMYINFLSAYIVETDNQSIIGPVSFVADLGGLYCFSIGIFFYLLVQCEFRIKKLRNEDSILRRIRNRRKAQDHWDKLRKYVMYTWGCKSLQNDSEENKNGSTCCNPRVPSLTSNGAFHKSRSFLKRSQKRGMDSISFKKSNLPSEKYFHHTAEYVIVQSTVPECTKSQKVEFSVKGTASNPEGTLSLPKGEPSLNQELHNSELHAVALDDDFIIPAPPPLVLKAGSEVEMSDIQKSFQQLYEYNVTLTNKLVATQSLLHELAAKSSSPVAES
- the LOC123209252 gene encoding uncharacterized protein LOC123209252 isoform X2, translating into MTCPTNSITYNTSLCACPPGQLAGPATSCHVYNESSAFVVVSGVEDYGVSFPETLFSFDTIKKFTQSQAVFLEATLVMVLSWLLMCFFLRFMKVGDGRNVWFQLRWWISRLDVCYATRHWLDDQKVVTKRKTELGGAFSIASWILFIGLFAVLVYQMISKRTIEVHNVRATNAPDLALFMNDMEFNITTVSSMTCANLRGLGTLFTGNPGFIDFRVAPLSNFVNYSCHNTSIGPTLSFKCSSCHPFHDQTYISWQFVDLPNNPATAVGFRFNLTAKAHGIKKYVSFVSGTLKNGSDFDDRPVTFRGTDSNVLKFNIFPALYHNLNDLRLLQPLFHEFLRGSFFRETAALQASLERSSDGLINTTMYINFLSAYIVETDNQSIIGPVSFVADLGGLYCFSIGIFFYLLVQCEFRIKKLRNEDSILRRIRNRRKAQDHWDKLRKYVMYTWGCKSLQNDSEENKNGSTCCNPRVPSLTSNGAFHKSRSFLKRSQKRGMDSISFKKSNLPSEKSTVPECTKSQKVEFSVKGTASNPEGTLSLPKGEPSLNQELHNSELHAVALDDDFIIPAPPPLVLKAGSEVEMSDIQKSFQQLYEYNVTLTNKLVATQSLLHELAAKSSSPVAES
- the LOC123209252 gene encoding uncharacterized protein LOC123209252 isoform X4 yields the protein MTCPTNSITYNTSLCACPPGQLAGPATSCHVYNESSAFVVVSGVEDYGVSFPETLFSFDTIKKFTQSQAVFLEATLVMVLSWLLMCFFLRFMKVGDGRNVWFQLRWWISRLDVCYATRHWLDDQKVVTKRKTELGGAFSIASWILFIGLFAVLVYQMISKRTIEVHNVRATNAPDLALFMNDMEFNITTVSSMTCANLRGLGTLFTGNPGFIDFRVAPLSNFVNYSCHNTSIGPTLSFKCSSCHPFHDQTYISWQFVDLPNNPATAVGFRFNLTAKAHGIKKYVSFVSGTLKNGSDFDDRPVTFRGTDSNVLKFNIFPALYHNLNDLRLLQPLFHEFLRGSFFRETAALQASLERSSDGLINTTMYINFLSAYIVETDNQSIIGPVSFVADLGGLYCFSIGIFFYLLVQCEFRIKKLRNEDSILRRIRNRRKAQDHWDKVIYFLCVEKICDVHLGLQEFAK